A single genomic interval of Lathyrus oleraceus cultivar Zhongwan6 chromosome 7, CAAS_Psat_ZW6_1.0, whole genome shotgun sequence harbors:
- the LOC127101602 gene encoding probable arabinosyltransferase ARAD1: MAGKQISRSKYRIILIALSILGFSLLIFLSSLSPLRNSSLSSSAHFHLPTSQTSFVGSLEQFLAKTQSSPSLPDDTVPESITDQHVKNLDDAIFHSETYRLYSDPFYPISLPLRVYVYNMPSKFTYDLLLLFQNTYRDTSNLTSNGSPVHRLIEQHSIDYWLWADLIAPQSERLLKSVVRVHRQEDADLFYIPFFTTISFFLLEKQQCKALYREALKWITDQPAWKRSGGRDHIMPVHHPWSFKTVRRSVKKAIWLLPDMDSTGNWYKPGQVYLEKDLILPYVANVDFCDAGCLSEINPKRSTLLFFRGRLKRNAGGKIRSILVAQLKGADGVIIEEGTSGDGGKEAAQKGMRRSLFCLNPAGDTPSSARLFDAIVSGCIPVIVSDELELPFEGILDYRKIALFVSSNDALKPGWLLKYLKDIQPAHIKELQQNLAKYSRHFLFSSPAQPLGPEDLVWKMMAGKVVNIKLHSRRSQRVVEGSRNVCTCECRPGNITNTGSTIS, from the exons ATGGCAGGCAAGCAGATCTCAAGATCCAAGTACCGAATCATCCTCATAGCACTCTCCATACTCGGTTTCTCTCTCCTCATCTTCCTCTCTTCTCTCTCTCCTCTCCGCAACTCCTCCCTTTCCTCCTCCGCCCATTTCCACCTCCCCACTTCCCAAACCTCATTCGTCGGCTCCCTCGAACAATTCCTCGCCAAAACCCAATCCTCACCCTCTCTCCCCGATGACACAGTCCCCGAATCAATCACCGATCAACACGTCAAGAATCTCGACGATGCAATCTTTCATTCCGAAACATATAGACTCTATTCCGATCCGTTTTACCCTATTTCTCTTCCTCTTAGGGTTTACGTCTATAACATGCCCTCCAAATTCACCTACGATTTACTCTTGCTCTTTCAAAACACATATAGAGATACCTCCAATCTCACCTCCAATGGTAGCCCCGTTCACCGTCTCATCGAACAG CACTCTATTGATTACTGGCTTTGGGCTGATCTCATTGCTCCTCAATCGGAAAGACTCTTGAAAAGCGTTGTTAGGGTTCATCGACAAGAAGATGCAGACTTGTTTTACATACCTTTCTTCACCACTATAAGCTTCTTCCTCTTGGAAAAACAACAATGCAAGGCCCTTTATAGG GAAGCTTTGAAGTGGATTACAGATCAACCTGCTTGGAAGCGCTCTGGTGGAAGGGATCACATAATGCCTGTGCATCATCCGTGGTCTTTTAAAACTGTTAGGAGATCTGTGAAGAAAGCAATATGGTTGTTGCCGGATATGGATTCCACGGGGAACTG GTACAAGCCGGGGCAGGTTTATCTCGAGAAAGATCTGATTCTTCCCTATGTTGCCAATGTTGATTTTTGTGATGCCGGGTGTTTGTCTGAAATAAATCCCAAGAGAAGCACACTTCTTTTCTTTCGGGGCCGCCTCAAAAGAAATGCG GGAGGAAAGATACGCTCTATACTTGTTGCTCAATTAAAGGGAGCTGATGGTGTAATTATAGAGGAGGGGACTTCTGGAGATGGGGGAAAAGAAGCAGCTCAAAAGGGCATGCGCAG GTCTTTATTTTGCCTAAACCCTGCTGGTGACACTCCATCCTCTGCTAGATTATTTGATGCCATTGTTAGTGGCTGCATTCCAGTTATAGTAAGTGATGAGCTGGAGCTTCCTTTCGAAGGCATACTTGATTACAGGAAG ATCGCTTTGTTTGTTTCATCCAATGACGCTCTCAAGCCAGGTTGGCTCTTGAAATATTTAAAAGACATTCAACCTGCTCATATCAAAGAATTGCAACAAAACCTTGCCAAG TACTCGAGGCATTTCCTGTTTTCCAGTCCAGCTCAACCGTTGGGTCCTGAAGACTTGGTTTGGAAAATG ATGGCCGGCAAGGTAGTGAACATCAAGCTTCACTCCCGAAGATCCCAACGTGTTGTGGAAGGATCTCGAAATGTGTGCACATGTGAATGCAGGCCTGGCAACATTACTAATACTGGATCAACAATCTCTTGA